Sequence from the Opisthocomus hoazin isolate bOpiHoa1 chromosome 7, bOpiHoa1.hap1, whole genome shotgun sequence genome:
TAAAAAACAGGAGGAAGGAGATCTAGAAAAACATACACAATTATAAAATTAATTGAAGCTGACGAAGGTTAATTTCATTGTGTTCAGTTCCACGTATAGGAAGTCTGACAAACAAAAAATTGTGAGAGCAGTAACTATTTAAATACATAGCTTACTCTAGATTAGCTTTTGCAGCATCAGCTATAACAGTTACTACAAGAACAGAAGTCATATGGTAGTTCCACTGAAGTCCAATTTGTGCAGAAAACTATTTGACACTAACTTACGCAAAGTTAACAACAAtcaattttaaaaggcaaaataataataaaaatggtcTTCCTTGATTAGCACGCGAAATATGCCACAGACTACATAAAACTGAACAAAAGTTTAAAGCAAAGTATGTGGTAAGGACTGCCAGTGAAATTGCGCAGTCCCACATAGACCTTGATGTTTCTGTGAGGTGGAAATTACAGGGAAGGTGAAACTTAAAGTTGTTCACTATTTATGGCTTCATAAGATTGGAGTAGGAGAAAGAGACATGGCAAGCAAGAAATAGCTTTCGTGAGATAAAAACAGCTTGAAAGCAAGGCAAAAGGGATAGGATATGAAAAAGGGAAGTGATGGAGGAAAGAAGAGATTGCAAGGAAAGAATTTATTGCCTAATGCGTCAGGTCCCCCTCCTTAGgtcagaagaagaaagcaaacgAATCAAAAAACTAAACATTCAGCTATGTCTGATTTTTCAGTGAGGGGAAGATCAGAGAGCTGGCAGCGGAATGGAAGCAGTTGCTCTGTTCCAGATAAGGACAGGTAGGGCAGAATTTGGGATCTAGAACTGACTTTACACTAGCCCCTTCTACAGTTGCTAGCCAGGCGAGGTGTATCAGATGGATGGAGGCTGCACAGCTGGATTTGTGTGGGAGGACTATACAAACAGAACACAGACATGGCAGAGAAGGGGATATAAGACAGCTAAGCAAAGATCatcagggaaaaacagaaaaatgaaggtcAAGATTATGGTAGCTTTTAAATCACATGTTTTAAAAGCCTCTCAGGTTGactaaaagaaaccccaaacctcaaacaaaaaccccacacaactgCTACAGAACAACTTGAAACAACGTAAAACAAGAGCAATAATATCCACTTACACCTAGTGGGGGAAGGCCTTCCACAATATTCTTCTTCCCAGACAAAAGATCGGACACAGGTCTCTTCTTTACTGAATCTTTCCTTACTCTGTATCTCCCTGACGTTGTAAGGTCAGATTCTGACATAGATGGGGTAAGCagtccttcccctcttctctgtaCCTGGCTTTCTACTAGTAACTGAATGGGGCTCTtatctttcattctcttttctgtctctgtaatATGTAATTTAGGCTCAAGAATATGCAAAGGGCCAGCAGATGAAGCAACAGAGCTATGAGGGTAGTTCAGTACTGAATCACAAGAATAACCACCCATAAGGGACGAAAGTTTGGTTTGATCttcagggagaggagaaagacTTGTACCAGCcttgttttcttcttcaaattcttcttcttcctcactgCTGTGAATCAGCATAGTGGCATCCGAAAGGGTTTTCTTATGATCACAGTTCACACCttcttcttgcttgttttctttgtgctttgttCTCTCCATCAGAATGTTGGGCTGCGACCCTTCTGAGATAACTCTCGGAAGAGCCACATCTGCTGCAGAAGCTGACATGGTCCTCTCTTTGATTCTTATTCCTTCAAAGCTGGGAGTCAAGCCTGCTATCTCAATACTGTTCCTTTTCTGCAGATGAGCATGGCGTGCCGACGTTAGAGGTTCACTGACTTCCTGAAGAGAATGTGCCACAGGCAGGCTGTCTTCCTGAAATGTCTGGACAGAATGGTGCACTCGCCTCGTGATAAGATCTGGATTGCTGCTGCTAATGTAGATATGTCGTGAAAGGTCTGGAGTACTATTTGCAGGTCTTGGATATGGGTATGGGGGAGGCGGTCGATAGACTTGGGTCTTCATTATATTTGGTGCTGGATAATCCTGAGCCTGGAGCTGCACATTTGTCAACTCAGGCACACTGACTGCCCCAACAACTGGGCGCTTTTCAGCAGGATAGGGATAGGGGGATTGGCTATGAAAGCTGTAGTTCAGGTTAAACGGATAATGGTTAGATTGTGGGGAAGCGAAGTGAGCATGTTCTCGTATTTCAGGCTGGCTGTAAACTAAGGCATCAGGCCTGCTGTAAGCATATGAATTGCTGATGTTAAGATTCCTCATTGAATGACTCTGCCTATCTGTCTGCATCATTCCCCTGTTGAGCTGTCTCATCACAGTTTCATAGTCTGGCGTGGGACGATAAGAAGGCGGTATTAGTGCACTGTGTCTATGTGATGGGATATAATCAGTTCTGAGGACATCGCTTCCAGTGATGCTTGGGTTAGAGGACATGGGGGATGGCTGCAAGTAATGTTGTGGATTGTTCAAGGAATTTGTGCTATGTGCACTATAGACACTACCATTGCGGATCCGACCACTGTAGTCATGAGGGGCTCTATCCAAGCTAGTCTGAGAGTGACAGTAGTATCCATTCTGATTGCTCACAAAGAGGTTATCTGAAAGTAAAGTTTAAGAACAATCTTTATGTCCAAGACATCACACAAAGAAATCCTCTACTCAGATGTAGCTAACCAACATTTGAGATTTTCAGAATCTCAGTTATTCTTAGCTATGTAttgaaataggaagaaaaaaaaaaaacacaaccccagcttttttgttgttgttgataccAAAGGTATATATGCCAGAATAACCTATTATGTTCACTTAGGTGATGCGAATTCCTCTGTAAAACATTGTCTCAGATTAAGAATGGCTTTATTCTGTCTAAGACAGGTTTGCTAAGCTTCAGTACAAGCTAAATAAAATCCATATCAATCTTAAACCACACTAACTGAAAGAACATCTACACCATGGTTCACACTAAAGTAATGAGATCAGtttaaacagcaagaaaaaaaaaccaaacaaaacccctgcCAAAAACCTAAAAACACCCCcacaacaaccaaacaaaaaccccgtCACTCTTgatctccaccccccccccccccaggccatAAGTAGATGTAGTACCAcaagaccttttaaaaaaaagaaaaaaaaaaaaaatcaaattaactttTCTCCAGAAATTCTAGAGACAGTTTAAACCACCACCATATATTGCTTGCACATTAATGTATACCCACTTTGATGGGTAAAGAAAATGATCTAACAGTTTATACATCCAATATACATTTAATAATTTAACAATTCCTTCATTGGATGTACAATTTGCCAAGCTCCAGAAGTGAACAATTCAGTCATTGCTTTAGATCCCTTTCATGATTTAACTCTTCAGGGTCACCAAGGTAATTGCCACACTTCTGTTAATGAATTTGTTGACAATCAAAAATTCTTCTGTTCTTGAAAAACTTGTTCAGAAATAGGATGCGTGCAGTAGCAAGTATCCAGCAATAATTCCAACGCTATATAGATTAAGCCCTTCATGGCAGCAACTTTGTTATTAAAGACACTGTGTAACAATCcaaataaaagagagagaaagccaTAACTCCACTGTAAACCACTCAGATTAGGAGTGTGCCTTCCTTGAGAAATCTAATTAGggtttgtttcaggttttttctttccttttttcaatcAATCAAGTGTATACCAATTCCATAACTTGCAGACCTCCTTAGCCATTGGATTCCCCACCACCTTGCAGTCTAGTGAACTCCGAGAGAAACTTCCCTCCTTCTGCATCctgggtttaatttttttttaaactattttcgaATTGTCTGGGGACTCAGTTACTCTTTGCACCTATTAAGATCAATATTGACAAGGATCTCAGAATGCCATAATACATCGGTTTGGTACATGAACCAAGAAAATGACAGTCAGTTTAAACTCACACAAGGGACCACAGTCTATAGTTGCTATCATAACTAACTTTGCTCATATCCCATATTTCACATTAGCTTATATGCCTAGAGTAGCAGCAAGCACTTCAATGAGCCTTGTAGTACAAACCTATCCCATGTTCCCCCTCTGAATTTATTCAGCTCTAGTTAAAGTAGCTACAAATGAAAATTATAGCTTTTACCTTCTACAGTTGTGTAGTGTGGCCTTGGATTTAATGAACTTACCTTGGGAGGATGCATATGGTTCAGTATAATGACCATTGTAATGCAGCTGAGGTGGTGGAGGCATCATATAAGGCTGAGGCTTGGGCTAAGAAAGCAAGTGGTTTTTTGTTAGTTAAAAActcatgatttattttaaaaataagtgttgAAGATTTTTTTACATATAATGTATGTTATATAAATAATGTATAATATACCTATGTACACACAAAGTCTTAGTCTTAAACCATTTCTCTAAATCTGCAATACAAGTTTCTCCTGTGAGATCATacaagaaataataaaacaaaaagaaaacaataccaAAACAGCACACCGCCAACCCAAAACTGCATCTTGCCATCTGACATCTAAGAGAGTCTCATAGATGAGTCTCTTAAGAGGTAGAGCAACGAAACTAAAAATAgaagtgtttaaaatatttttcattgcaaTTAATTTAATTCCATTATTCGGATATTACACAGCAGCTTTTTCTACAAACCAGAAACAGTTCCTCACATACCAGACTCATCCTTTTCActgctcattttatttcattgagGAAAACTAGTGTCTGATTCAAAGTGAACTGAAAttcataaaaatgcaaatataaaactATTTCCTCTCCTTACCATAGACATCCTGGATGAAGACCGCCTTCTAACAGGATTCACTGTAATGGGCTGGGTTTGTCTACAGAAGAAATTTTACGGTGAGAAATTATTCTTAACACCACCAAGACCTATTCCAAACCTTGGAAAGTTCTTCCAAGTTCAGTTAAAATTATTACTCTACATTTCTTGGATCCAGGCCCTGTGTTAAATAGTTCTCCCCAACAGTCTCAAAAGGAGAGAGCTCTGTGCATAAACCACCATCGCAGACAGTGTGTGCAGAGTAACAAAACCACAATCAAAATACCTCAGTTTTTCTTTGCCTCTGTTTTGTGAAGCACAAAAAGGAGGTGTCCCTGAAGCACTGCAGCAgggcagaaaaagcagcagagtaACTGGGGACTAGTTCCAAATTTGAACACCATATAAGATCTCATACTGCAAGTTACCTGTTCTACAAGATCAGACATAAAATCATTTACAGAATGTAACATTACAGATGTTACAGGAACTGGAAAGCACAACTATACTGCATGAGCATCTGTATCTTCTAAGATTCAAGCTACTGGTAATAAATTTTCATAATTTGTTGGATTGCCTCCATGTAAGGTTCAGAAACCTTAAGCTCCTTTTTCCCCACCCTATACTGCACCTGTACTCTGCATCTTGCAGCAAGACAGAGGTCAAAAGACAGCAGAATAATACAACTGGGGAAACTgacagatttcagaaagaaagatgATTTTTCAGCTCACCCTTTGGGAAGTGAAGGACGAGAAAGGATTGGAAAGCGTGGAAGGGAAAGAATGAGGGAAGATTTCTGAGACCCCTCCTCAGGTGGAGAGTCCAGGGAGTCTCTAAAGACAAGGTAAgtacagataaagaaaaaaaaaaaaatctgaacttaaTACAGGCATGCATAAGACAATTTTCAGTAGCAGGACCAGGTGACAGGGAATCTCAGAGTACAGATAATCAGAAAAGTTTTTTTGAGGACTTTACCTTTTAATAAAACTATGGTGTGGTGAAACAGTTAAAATAAGTAATCCTAGAGACTGACATTCAATACAGAACTATTGAACTAACATTATTCAGACAGCAATGCTCAAGTCCCACAAACACACTACTTGCACCAATACTTCTTATCCCTCTCAAAAGGCAGCCAGGTTTACAAGCTTGGAGGTATGAAGTCTACTCTGTTCCAAATTATTCTTACTTGTCTAAAATTAATTAGCATTAAATACACTAGCCAGTCCTCTGTGGCACAAAATATTCCATCATCTTTCCACTGGCCTCAGCAAATCTTGGACCAACCCCTCCATAGCTATCTTCTTGTGTACAAAGAAGAGGAACCGAACATTTGAGAATCACGCTTTTTTATGACAGACTGTTCACTGGGTCTAATTCTCTATTCTTTGACTGAAGTAACTTAACTGAAGGAAAGCTGTAGCCGTGGAGTAGCTCAGATTCCAGCCCTTGATTTACAAGTTGGAGACCAGcccatttaaatttaatttcatgaATTGTATTACTTTGCACTGGTGCTACTTGAGCTATACAGATTCCATGGATATCCAAAGGACCACATACCTCTCAGCTGTCAATCCAGCACATTTCAGGAGTGCTTCACATACACTTCCTGCCCTTTTAAAGGCCTCTAGCGTGTCCTTTCAGAGCAGTTCATGCAAACCCAGGCCAAAATCCCAGTGATTCCAATAACTCACAAACATTCTAGCAATAGTAGCCCGGAAAGCAGCTAAAGTCACTCACAACACTGAGATCCACTGCAGGGGCCAAACACTATTACTTTTGGTAAGATTTCAATGTTTAATATTGTCCTCTGTTACAAGGCAGAACATGTTTGAGAAACTGGTGATGTATTTTCTcaaaaaagattaagaaaaaaaccccaagtcatTAATTACTACCATCTAAAAAGGATAGTAAAGACATTACAGAGGTTATAAAAGATTTCACTTCCCAATGGAAGTTTCAAGGGCACCAAGCGTTCTGCTAATGTATTCTACTTACAGGCTGCACTTATTTAGTCTGTAAAATTTGTGTCTAGCCACACACATCCTCCACACGTATTTTGCTGTTTCCATATCTTCCtgccaaaaaaccaaaccaaaatttgCATATTAGGCCAAATATACATACCCGTTACTTTCTTTCACACAAGCCACTGACATCTTTAAGAGTAAAGTAGCATTGAccaattttgttttaatataacttcATTACTGTCACCAGGTTTTCCCTAAAACTGTGCCTTGCAGGCCTGAAAAATGCACTCTAGCCTAACAATTTTATTACATGTATGAAACTTGAAAGTAGAAGCCTTTTGTTGAAGACACTCCTATCAGTTATAACACTAACACAATTTacagtgtacatatatatatatcatgcTGTAATATTGTCAACAGCTGCCTTCTTGACAAAGGCAACTGACAGATGCTACATAAAATGAATTCTGCAAGGAACGCCACAGCCCATTCAGCAAAGCTCTAAGACCATTGTTAAATCAGCAGCATTTATAAATAAAAGTCAAAAAAACATGCTAGAAATTTTACTGGAATGAATGAAAATGTTTATGACCACCTGAACAAAATGTTCTCAGCATAAAGGTCAGATAGCCAAAGCTCAGACTGGTGAGATTTTTAATGCCTTCCCACAGAAAGCTAGCCAGAGACAGTATTATTACTTATGACTCACTCATACAGTTCAAATTTGctaaatatataaaaagaaatttttaccCTTTGAGTTAAATTAGCAGTCTTAATTAGTGTTTTTATTTACTGATGCtttagtgaaaaaaataaaagtaaaattctaCTTACAGTTTGGAATTGGATTGTCTCTTCTTTGTTTGCCAGCTCTAATGCAAAAAAGGATTTGTTGTGGGACATGTTGGCTATATCATGCCACCTGCAGACAAAAGGGACAGAACATGACTGGAAAGCTCTTATTTTCAAACCACAGAAAATACAACAGAACACCAGAACCACCACCAAGAATATGGACAAAGAACTGAGGACAAATAAAAAGTTCATCAGTCTATCTGAACAAGTTGCAGACCACCACTTCCATATCCATTAAATGACTGCTGAAAGGAAAATATGCATGTGACTAACACTTTTGAAGATGCGCAACATGTACAGTATTAAGTTTACTACTCATCTTCCACTTGAAATTCTTTCAAGTGttcatttttaagaaagaaaaaatcagattTAGACAAATCCAGTTATCAGTAAATTATAACATACTGACCTCTAAAGGTATCTATACGACTTCCATTTCCATTATATACATATTGCTGATAGCATTTTCTATAGCTGCTCACCATCATACGCATGAGGCAGAGAAACATTAATGTCCCCATTCTGATGAAGAACAAAGACCCCTCGAATTTAATGCCTTGGTTCATAGGCACTTATGGGGGCAATTATGAAACTACTTGAAACAACCTGAAGCATAACCCAACCTTTGTAAATTGTACTAGTGGGTCACTTGTGTATGCTTTTTTGCTGCCCAAATACCATGATATATGTATCCCCATTAGAACTGCCCATAGTCATATAACAAATAAGCAATAGAGCAGAAAACTGGATCCTGAAATTGGAATAGTAATACTTTCTGATGCTCTCCAATGGTCAACAATTTTCTTATGTTTACATAGACACTGCATCCACAATTCTTTGGGAAATTATGTGAAATGCATGGACAAAGCTTTATTCCTCTCCCCTGAGTGCTTGGAAAGTCAGAGCTGTTATTTCATTCTGCAAGAAAGTAGAGCAGGGCACTTCTACCACTCCACACAACTAAAGAATCTGGCATCAGCTCTCCTATCAGcagtacaaataaatatttttttatgaatgACAGTTCATGGTACTGAATTTATAACTTCTATTAAACAAAACCACTAACAGAAAGAAGCACAGGTGCTACTTTCTTTAACCCCAGAAATTCACCATGAGTGCCAGGAACGGTTGGACCCTGGGATTTCAAGATTCTGTTCATATTCAGCCAAAAATTCAATTCTAGAAGATTAAAATTCACTAAGAATAAAGCCTTTCTTGCTCTAATGGTAACTATCAATTACTAAGATTCATAAAAAAACTTCCtcgatatgtatttttttaaatttattccaAATTCTGTGCAAAGATGCCCAATCAACCCctcctgaagtcagtgggaaccAGGCCATTTCACATAAAGACTGAATTTTAACAATTAGGTAAGTTGCAGACACACCTATGTCTATAATTTAACTATAACTACACTAAATAATAAACTAAAACAACGAATTAATccgaaataatgaaataaatgttaTCACGTGTCTCTCTATTTCTTTTATATAATCTCTCTATTTCTTTTATGTACAATACATGAAAGGAACTCCTGGTACGATTGAATATTTCTAAGTAAATTGATGTGCCCATCCCAGGACATAAGATGTTCTATGTCCAGAAAATTGCTCCTTTTTGACTCAATAAATGTTTTGCAATTAAACGTACATTGAATGTTCATCTCTTAGAATTAATCTCACTTGAAGAGATTCATCCTGCAGTCAATACGTTGAAAAATTCCCATGGACTTCACTATTCATTGTAGCATGATGACTACAAGACTACGTTCAGGTTTATCAAATTAATAAATACACATCATATCTAAGAGTCATTCATTCTAGTGATAAACACACATAAAATGTCAGgtgcacaaaaatattttaagacagaACAATACTAACCTAAATACAACAGGAGGACGACCATTTTTGTGTTTCACAAAGATACCATCAAGACACGCTCCAATGAATATGTCGCTTCCTTGGCTGTCCTGTAAGAAGTTGCAAAAAGTtatgcaaatacagaaaaaagcctTTGAAAGCAAAGTTACATGAGAAGCAACTACTTTAACAATTCTGGGGGAGAAAAGGAATGATGTGGGTTTTggtgtttatttatttttggcaGGAAGTAATCcttttttatgggaaaaaaagcaactaaGACAAAGATCAAAGCACCGTTTACCTTTGCAGGATAGGTCTCTTCACCGTAGCCCTCCATTCTCTCTACTTCTTGCATATATAACATTTCCGCATCAGGAGGAGTAAGGCCTCTACAAATGAGAACTTTGATCAGCTAGTACTGTCAACAGAAAAATTATCTTTGTTTTACTCTGACTGACATTGTCAAAGCTTGAAAAGCATCCCCAAGACATCCAGGAAACCATCAAATCATGCTGTTTTCATCTGTACCAATGGCTGATATAT
This genomic interval carries:
- the PTPN21 gene encoding tyrosine-protein phosphatase non-receptor type 21 codes for the protein MPLPFGLKLKRTRRYTVSSKSCLVARIQLLNNEFVEFTLSVESTGQESLEAVAQRLELREITYFSLWYYNKQNQRRWVDLDKPLKKQLDKYALEPTVYFGVVFYVPAVSQLQQEITRYQYYLQLKKDILEGNIPCTLEQAIHLAGLAVQADFGDYDQYESQEFLQRFALFPVAWLQEEKILEEATKKVALLHQKYRGLTPPDAEMLYMQEVERMEGYGEETYPAKDSQGSDIFIGACLDGIFVKHKNGRPPVVFRWHDIANMSHNKSFFALELANKEETIQFQTEDMETAKYVWRMCVARHKFYRLNKCSLDSLDSPPEEGSQKSSLILSLPRFPILSRPSLPKGQTQPITVNPVRRRSSSRMSMPKPQPYMMPPPPQLHYNGHYTEPYASSQDNLFVSNQNGYYCHSQTSLDRAPHDYSGRIRNGSVYSAHSTNSLNNPQHYLQPSPMSSNPSITGSDVLRTDYIPSHRHSALIPPSYRPTPDYETVMRQLNRGMMQTDRQSHSMRNLNISNSYAYSRPDALVYSQPEIREHAHFASPQSNHYPFNLNYSFHSQSPYPYPAEKRPVVGAVSVPELTNVQLQAQDYPAPNIMKTQVYRPPPPYPYPRPANSTPDLSRHIYISSSNPDLITRRVHHSVQTFQEDSLPVAHSLQEVSEPLTSARHAHLQKRNSIEIAGLTPSFEGIRIKERTMSASAADVALPRVISEGSQPNILMERTKHKENKQEEGVNCDHKKTLSDATMLIHSSEEEEEFEEENKAGTSLSPLPEDQTKLSSLMGGYSCDSVLNYPHSSVASSAGPLHILEPKLHITETEKRMKDKSPIQLLVESQVQRRGEGLLTPSMSESDLTTSGRYRVRKDSVKKRPVSDLLSGKKNIVEGLPPLGGMKKNKNDAKKIGPLKLAALNGLALTRMPLPDEGKEESTRATNDERCKVLEQRLEQGMVFTEYERIQKKRLIDGECSIARLPENAERNRFQDVLPYDDTRVELVPTKENNTGYINASHIKITVGGIEWDYIATQGPLQNTCQDFWQMIWEQGIAIIAMVTAEEESGREKSFRYWPRLGSRHNTVTYGRFKITTRFRTDSGCYATTGLKIKHLLTGQERTVWHLQYTDWPEHGCPEDLKGFLSYLEEIQSVRRHTNSTVDPKNSNPPVLVHCSAGVGRTGVVILSEVMIACLEHNEMLDIQRVLDMLRQQRMMMVQTLSQYTFVYGVLIQFLKSSRLI